Proteins from one Mesorhizobium sp. M9A.F.Ca.ET.002.03.1.2 genomic window:
- a CDS encoding bifunctional [glutamine synthetase] adenylyltransferase/[glutamine synthetase]-adenylyl-L-tyrosine phosphorylase, protein MAVKAAAERAETNWLLKPKAKLLPLDQSRARRELSEIASAAQEEGLTRLAKFLAGKGVVQDFLAAIFDLSPFLRDTVRRRPWILDALFDETVEARLIAIGAAIDKAARAEAISESILMMELRQWKAEAHVLIALADLAGEAETAVTVRRLSDLADACTRAAVDFLLRDAHGQGKLKLPHPEDPARQSGWILLGMGKLGAHELNFSSDIDLVVFFDPQAPAVVDPLDATELFSRLTRRLARILQDRTEHGYVFRTDLRLRPDPGSTPLAIPVEAALTYYEARGQNWERAAMIKARPVAGDLVAGAAFLKDLQPYIWRKYMDYAAIADVHSIKRQIHAHKGHGEVAVKGHNVKLGRGGIREIEFFVQTQQLIAGGRFPELRGRETVPVLDQLAARGWITTEARDALARQYWFLRRVEHAVQMVADEQIHVLPEDDEGLERIARMLGFADAASFAEAFRAALHQVERHYAALFETAPELSAGIGNLVFTGDVDDPDTLQTLRGLGFQRASDICRVIRGWHFGRYRVTRSAEARERLTELTPALLQSFGQTRRADEALIRFDEFLAGLPAGIQLFSLLQSNPALLKLLATIMGAAPRLAAIITRRPHVFDGLLDPALLTELPDRAYLSARLAAFLEGDRAYEDVLDRLRIFASEQKFLIGVRLLAGSIDPARAGRAFSDLADLTIDAALQAVIAEFSARHGRIAGGKVALLGMGKLGSRELTAGSDVDLILLYDHDTDAEESHGGKPLAPSHYYSRMTQRLISAVSAPTAEGVLYELDLRLRPSGNKGPVATHIDAFKKYQRQDAWTWEHMALSRARAIGGDQALCTKVETEVAAVLALPRGSAKVMAEASEMRTMIEKEKPPRDLWDIKLIPGGLIDLEFIAQVAVITGKVEAGRRVTGTAEILLRLSPDFADTQVRRELCDAYALYLALTQMIRLCLTGVFERSDVPPGLSDLLLAVTDLPDFGVLEAHLKETSQRVRKDFDLLLRAERP, encoded by the coding sequence ATGGCGGTCAAGGCGGCTGCGGAACGGGCCGAAACCAACTGGCTCTTGAAGCCGAAGGCAAAGCTCCTTCCTTTGGATCAGAGCCGAGCCCGGCGGGAATTGTCGGAGATTGCTTCCGCCGCGCAGGAAGAGGGGCTTACCCGGTTGGCGAAATTTCTGGCCGGCAAGGGCGTTGTCCAGGACTTCCTCGCTGCAATATTCGACCTGTCGCCATTCCTGCGCGACACGGTGCGCCGCCGCCCGTGGATCCTCGATGCGCTTTTCGATGAGACCGTCGAGGCCCGGCTGATTGCGATCGGCGCGGCGATCGACAAGGCCGCGCGGGCGGAAGCCATCTCTGAAAGCATCCTGATGATGGAACTGCGGCAATGGAAAGCGGAAGCGCATGTCCTGATCGCGCTGGCCGATCTTGCAGGCGAGGCTGAGACCGCCGTCACGGTACGGCGGCTGAGCGATCTTGCCGACGCCTGCACCCGTGCTGCCGTCGACTTCCTGCTTCGCGACGCGCACGGGCAAGGCAAACTCAAACTGCCGCACCCCGAGGATCCGGCGCGCCAGTCGGGCTGGATCCTGCTCGGCATGGGCAAGCTTGGCGCGCATGAGCTGAACTTTTCCTCTGACATCGACCTTGTCGTTTTCTTCGATCCGCAAGCGCCCGCCGTCGTCGATCCGCTCGATGCGACGGAGCTGTTTTCGCGCCTGACGCGCCGGCTGGCCCGCATTCTCCAGGACCGCACCGAACACGGCTATGTCTTCCGCACCGACCTCAGGCTTCGTCCCGATCCCGGTTCGACGCCGCTGGCGATCCCGGTCGAGGCCGCACTCACCTACTACGAGGCGCGCGGCCAGAACTGGGAGCGCGCCGCCATGATCAAGGCGCGTCCGGTGGCCGGCGATCTCGTGGCCGGTGCTGCGTTCCTGAAGGACCTCCAGCCCTATATCTGGCGCAAATACATGGACTACGCAGCGATTGCCGACGTTCATTCGATCAAGCGCCAGATCCACGCCCACAAGGGCCATGGCGAGGTCGCGGTGAAGGGCCACAACGTCAAGCTCGGCCGCGGCGGCATTCGCGAGATCGAATTTTTCGTCCAGACGCAGCAGCTCATCGCCGGCGGCCGCTTCCCCGAGTTGCGCGGCCGCGAGACCGTGCCGGTGCTTGACCAGCTTGCGGCGCGCGGCTGGATCACGACCGAAGCGCGCGATGCGCTCGCCCGGCAATACTGGTTCCTGCGCCGCGTCGAGCATGCCGTCCAGATGGTCGCCGACGAGCAGATCCATGTACTGCCGGAAGATGATGAAGGGCTCGAACGCATTGCCCGTATGCTGGGTTTTGCCGATGCGGCGAGCTTTGCCGAGGCGTTCCGCGCCGCGCTCCATCAGGTCGAACGCCATTACGCGGCGCTTTTCGAAACCGCGCCCGAGCTTTCGGCGGGCATCGGCAATCTGGTCTTTACCGGCGATGTCGATGATCCCGATACGTTGCAGACCTTGCGGGGACTCGGCTTCCAGCGAGCGAGCGACATCTGCCGCGTCATCCGCGGCTGGCATTTCGGCCGTTATCGCGTCACCCGGTCGGCAGAAGCGCGCGAGCGGTTGACCGAACTGACGCCGGCATTGCTGCAATCCTTCGGCCAGACGCGCCGGGCGGACGAGGCACTGATACGCTTCGACGAGTTCCTCGCCGGCCTGCCCGCCGGCATCCAGCTGTTCTCGCTGCTCCAGTCCAATCCAGCTCTGCTGAAGCTGCTGGCGACGATCATGGGCGCGGCCCCCCGGCTGGCCGCCATCATCACGCGCCGGCCGCACGTGTTCGATGGTCTGCTCGATCCGGCCCTTTTGACCGAACTTCCCGACCGCGCCTATCTGTCGGCGCGTCTTGCCGCCTTCCTTGAAGGCGACAGGGCCTATGAGGACGTGCTCGACCGCTTGCGCATCTTTGCATCCGAGCAAAAATTCCTGATCGGCGTCAGGCTGCTTGCCGGCTCGATCGATCCGGCCCGCGCCGGCCGTGCCTTTTCCGATCTGGCCGATCTGACCATCGATGCGGCGCTGCAGGCGGTCATCGCCGAGTTCTCGGCGCGCCATGGCCGCATCGCCGGCGGCAAGGTTGCGCTGCTTGGCATGGGCAAGCTCGGCAGCCGCGAATTGACGGCCGGCTCCGACGTCGACCTCATCCTGCTCTATGATCACGACACCGATGCCGAAGAATCCCACGGTGGCAAGCCGCTCGCTCCATCCCACTACTACAGCCGGATGACGCAGCGGCTGATATCAGCCGTGTCCGCGCCGACGGCCGAAGGCGTTCTCTACGAGCTCGACCTTCGCCTGCGGCCGTCCGGCAACAAGGGGCCGGTGGCCACCCATATCGACGCCTTCAAGAAGTATCAGCGCCAGGACGCCTGGACATGGGAGCACATGGCGCTGTCCAGGGCTCGCGCGATCGGCGGCGATCAAGCGTTGTGCACCAAGGTCGAAACTGAGGTGGCGGCGGTGCTTGCCCTGCCGCGCGGCAGCGCCAAGGTGATGGCGGAGGCGTCCGAGATGCGCACGATGATCGAGAAGGAGAAGCCACCGCGCGATCTCTGGGACATCAAGCTGATCCCGGGCGGTCTCATCGATCTCGAATTCATCGCGCAGGTGGCGGTGATCACGGGAAAGGTCGAAGCCGGCCGCCGGGTCACCGGGACAGCGGAGATCCTGTTGCGGCTGTCGCCGGATTTCGCCGACACACAGGTCAGGCGGGAGCTTTGCGACGCCTATGCACTCTATCTGGCGCTGACCCAGATGATCAGGCTCTGCCTCACCGGCGTATTCGAGCGGAGCGACGTGCCGCCCGGGCTTTCGGATCTGCTTCTGGCGGTCACCGACCTGCCGGATTTCGGTGTGCTGGAAGCGCACCTCAAGGAGACGTCACAAAGGGTCAGGAAGGATTTCGACCTTTTGCTTCGTGCGGAACGGCCATGA
- a CDS encoding response regulator transcription factor: MKILVIEDDREAADYLQKAFTEAGHTAHVAGDGETGFALADAGDYDVMVVDRMMPRRDGLSVIAGLRSRGNTTPVLILSALGEVDDRVTGLRAGGDDYLTKPYAFSELLARVEVLNRRASAREAETVYRVGDLELDRLSHSVRRAGREITLQPREFRLLEYLMRHAGQVVTRTMLLENVWDYHFDPQTNVIDVHVSRLRGKIEKGFDKPILHTVRGAGYMLKSG, encoded by the coding sequence ATGAAGATTCTCGTCATAGAAGACGATCGCGAAGCGGCCGACTATCTCCAGAAAGCCTTCACCGAGGCTGGCCACACGGCGCATGTCGCCGGCGACGGCGAAACCGGCTTCGCACTCGCCGATGCTGGCGATTATGACGTGATGGTCGTCGACCGCATGATGCCGCGCCGCGATGGCCTGTCGGTCATCGCCGGTCTGCGCTCCAGGGGCAACACGACGCCGGTGCTGATCCTTTCGGCGCTCGGCGAAGTCGACGATCGGGTCACCGGCTTGCGCGCCGGTGGCGACGATTATCTGACCAAGCCCTATGCCTTCTCCGAGCTCTTGGCCCGAGTCGAGGTGCTGAACCGCCGCGCCAGCGCCAGGGAAGCCGAAACCGTCTACCGGGTCGGCGATCTCGAACTCGACAGGCTCTCCCATTCGGTGCGGCGCGCGGGGCGCGAGATCACACTGCAGCCGCGCGAGTTCCGCCTGCTCGAATATCTGATGCGCCATGCCGGCCAGGTGGTGACGCGCACCATGCTGCTGGAAAATGTCTGGGACTACCATTTCGATCCGCAGACCAACGTCATCGACGTTCACGTCTCGCGGCTGCGCGGCAAGATCGAGAAGGGTTTCGACAAGCCGATCCTGCACACGGTTCGCGGCGCCGGCTATATGCTCAAGAGCGGGTAG
- a CDS encoding CopG family ribbon-helix-helix protein: MTASTTMTIRVSSETKLKLERIAAATRRSKSFLAAEAVSAYVDRELEIFEGIKRGVADAAAGRVVPHDEAMAEIDAIIEAAEAKRAGKA; this comes from the coding sequence ATGACAGCAAGCACGACCATGACAATTCGGGTTTCGTCCGAGACCAAGCTGAAGCTTGAGCGGATCGCCGCCGCCACCCGGCGCAGCAAATCCTTCCTCGCGGCTGAGGCGGTTTCGGCCTATGTCGATCGCGAGCTTGAGATCTTCGAAGGTATCAAACGCGGCGTGGCCGACGCGGCGGCAGGCCGTGTCGTGCCCCACGACGAAGCCATGGCGGAAATCGACGCCATAATCGAAGCGGCAGAAGCCAAGCGCGCAGGCAAGGCGTGA
- a CDS encoding heme lyase CcmF/NrfE family subunit, producing the protein MVETGHFALVLAFALALVQTLVPFFGARMNNRKMMAVGGPVAVTGFALTALSFAALTIAYATSDFSVANVWENSHSAQPLIYKITGTWGNHEGSMLLWVLILTFFGALVAAFGSNLPATLRANVLAVQGAIGATFFLFILATSNPFARLNPAPIEGRDLNPILQDLGLAIHPPLLYLGYVGFSICFSFSVAALIEGRIDASWARWVRPWTLVAWMFLTGGIAMGSYWAYYELGWGGFWFWDPVENASFMPWLAGTALLHSAIVMEKRSALKIWTLLLAILTFSLSLLGTFLVRSGVLTSVHAFATDPTRGVFILCILTLFIGGSLALFAVRASRLTAGGLFHPISREGALVLNNLFLTTATATVLIGTLYPLVVEAVSADKISVGAPFFNLTFGPLMVPLLAMVPFGPLLAWKRGDILAVAQRLMTAFAVALLAVLVTALFIDGASVFAALGVGLAVWLICGALTDIAVKSGFGTVAPGTMLRRFAGLPRSVFGTALAHLGLGLTTLGIVGTLCFGTEKILSMHAGEDVQLSGHTLRFEGLYPAQGPNYSEDRGRFALLGADGSTSAVITSAKRSYPARQMTTTESGIKTIGFSQLYLSLGDEGTDGSVVVRLWWKPLVTLIWGGGLVMMAGAAMSLMDRRLRVGAPSRRRKPSGAVPSASLP; encoded by the coding sequence GCTGACGATAGCCTATGCGACGTCCGATTTTTCGGTGGCCAACGTCTGGGAGAATTCGCATTCGGCGCAGCCGCTGATTTACAAGATCACCGGCACCTGGGGCAATCACGAGGGCTCGATGCTGCTCTGGGTGCTGATCCTGACCTTCTTCGGCGCGCTCGTCGCTGCTTTCGGCAGCAATCTTCCCGCGACGCTTCGAGCCAATGTGCTGGCCGTGCAAGGGGCGATCGGCGCCACCTTCTTCCTGTTCATCCTGGCGACGTCCAACCCGTTTGCCAGGCTCAATCCGGCGCCGATCGAAGGCCGCGATCTCAATCCGATCCTGCAGGATCTCGGCCTCGCCATCCATCCGCCGCTGCTCTATCTCGGCTATGTCGGCTTTTCGATCTGCTTTTCCTTCTCGGTCGCGGCCCTCATCGAAGGCCGCATCGATGCGTCCTGGGCGCGCTGGGTGCGGCCATGGACGCTGGTCGCCTGGATGTTCCTGACCGGCGGCATCGCCATGGGCTCCTACTGGGCCTATTACGAGCTCGGCTGGGGTGGTTTCTGGTTCTGGGACCCGGTCGAGAACGCCTCCTTCATGCCATGGCTGGCGGGCACGGCGCTGCTCCATTCGGCGATCGTGATGGAAAAGCGCTCGGCCCTGAAGATCTGGACGCTGTTGCTGGCGATCCTGACCTTCTCGCTGTCGCTGCTCGGCACCTTCCTGGTGCGCTCCGGCGTGCTGACCTCCGTCCACGCCTTCGCCACCGATCCGACGCGCGGTGTGTTCATTCTCTGCATCCTGACGCTGTTCATCGGCGGATCGTTGGCGTTGTTCGCCGTTCGCGCCTCGAGGTTGACGGCCGGCGGCTTGTTTCATCCGATTTCGCGCGAAGGGGCGCTGGTTCTCAACAACCTGTTCCTGACCACGGCCACTGCCACCGTGCTGATCGGCACGCTGTATCCGCTGGTGGTCGAGGCCGTTTCAGCCGACAAGATTTCGGTCGGCGCGCCGTTCTTCAACCTGACATTCGGCCCGCTGATGGTGCCGCTTCTGGCCATGGTTCCGTTCGGGCCGCTGCTGGCCTGGAAGCGCGGCGATATTCTCGCCGTCGCCCAGCGCCTGATGACGGCCTTCGCCGTAGCGCTTCTGGCCGTGCTGGTGACAGCCTTGTTCATCGACGGCGCGTCGGTGTTCGCCGCACTTGGCGTCGGCCTGGCCGTCTGGCTGATCTGCGGCGCGCTCACCGATATTGCCGTCAAGTCCGGCTTTGGCACTGTCGCGCCCGGCACCATGCTCAGGCGCTTCGCCGGCCTGCCGCGTTCGGTTTTCGGCACCGCGCTCGCCCATCTCGGCCTCGGGCTGACGACGCTGGGCATCGTCGGCACGCTTTGCTTCGGCACCGAGAAGATACTGTCGATGCATGCGGGCGAGGACGTACAACTGTCCGGCCACACGCTGCGTTTCGAAGGGCTCTATCCGGCCCAGGGGCCTAATTACAGCGAGGATCGCGGCCGCTTCGCCCTGCTCGGCGCCGATGGAAGCACATCAGCTGTAATCACCTCGGCCAAGCGCTCCTATCCGGCCCGACAGATGACGACGACCGAGTCCGGTATCAAGACGATTGGGTTCAGCCAGCTCTACCTCTCGCTCGGCGACGAGGGGACCGACGGCTCCGTCGTGGTGCGGCTGTGGTGGAAGCCGCTGGTGACGCTGATCTGGGGTGGCGGTCTTGTTATGATGGCAGGTGCCGCGATGTCGCTCATGGACCGGCGCCTGCGCGTCGGAGCACCGTCCCGCCGCCGCAAGCCGTCGGGCGCTGTGCCTTCCGCGAGCCTGCCATGA
- a CDS encoding ATP-binding protein yields MALSVPAIMRTTAARLSALYLLLFAICAVLLVLYMTSLSARMLTAQTQETINDEVLGLARAYQRGGLPVLVRVVEQRSRQPGANLYLIADVNGQILTGNVQSLEPGVLEAEGWTTRPFSYRRFGEGELERQRNPASDQNEMQSSESEVQAEGEKGHNAIALVLRLPNQMIMLVGRDLGEPERFRAVIRRALMLALGMMGLGGLLIWFFVGRAALKRIDSVSEASRRIMGGDLSGRLPVTGAGDEFDRLSENLNSMLARIATLNEGLKQVSDNIAHDLKTPLTRLRNRAEATLSGKHKTIDYRQALEGTIAESDQLIKTFNAILMISRLEAGYSSESTNRVDLAASVRDVVELYEPVAEEADVTLENSVQDAFVVEGNRELIGQALSNIVDNAIKYSTDSTAKPTVRVALDRVGREVRLSVSDNGQGIPDDADRARATERFVRLEKSRSQPGSGLGLSLAKAIMKFHNGRLDLLPGDPGLSVVMSFPEPGDH; encoded by the coding sequence ATGGCTCTTTCCGTGCCGGCCATCATGAGGACGACGGCAGCGCGGCTTTCGGCGCTCTATCTCCTGCTGTTCGCCATCTGCGCGGTGCTGCTAGTCTTGTACATGACCTCGCTGTCGGCGCGCATGCTGACCGCGCAGACGCAGGAGACCATCAACGACGAAGTGCTCGGTCTCGCCCGGGCCTATCAGCGCGGCGGCCTGCCGGTGCTGGTACGTGTGGTCGAACAGCGCTCCCGCCAGCCGGGAGCCAATCTCTACCTGATCGCCGACGTCAACGGCCAGATCCTGACCGGAAACGTGCAAAGCCTGGAGCCGGGCGTTCTCGAGGCGGAGGGCTGGACCACTCGTCCGTTCTCCTACCGGCGTTTCGGCGAGGGCGAGCTCGAGCGGCAACGTAACCCGGCGTCCGATCAGAACGAAATGCAATCCAGCGAGAGCGAAGTGCAGGCGGAAGGCGAGAAGGGCCATAACGCCATTGCACTGGTGCTGCGCCTGCCGAACCAGATGATCATGCTGGTCGGTCGCGACCTCGGCGAGCCGGAACGGTTCCGCGCCGTCATCCGCCGCGCCCTGATGCTGGCGCTGGGCATGATGGGCCTTGGCGGGCTTCTGATCTGGTTCTTTGTCGGACGCGCGGCGCTGAAGCGCATCGATTCGGTGTCGGAGGCCAGCCGCCGCATCATGGGCGGTGACCTTTCCGGCCGGCTGCCGGTCACCGGGGCAGGCGACGAGTTCGACCGGCTCTCCGAAAACCTCAACTCCATGCTGGCCAGGATCGCGACGCTCAACGAAGGGCTGAAGCAGGTCTCCGACAACATCGCCCACGATTTGAAGACACCGCTGACCAGGCTGCGCAACCGTGCCGAGGCGACGCTTTCCGGCAAGCACAAGACCATCGACTACCGGCAGGCGTTGGAGGGGACCATCGCCGAATCCGACCAGTTGATAAAGACCTTCAACGCCATCCTGATGATTTCCAGGCTGGAGGCGGGCTATTCTTCCGAAAGCACCAACCGCGTCGATCTGGCTGCGTCGGTGCGCGATGTCGTCGAGCTCTACGAGCCGGTAGCGGAGGAGGCTGACGTGACACTCGAGAACTCGGTGCAGGATGCCTTCGTCGTCGAAGGCAATCGCGAGTTGATCGGCCAGGCACTGTCGAACATCGTCGACAACGCCATCAAATATTCAACCGACTCGACGGCCAAACCGACGGTGCGCGTGGCGCTCGATCGCGTTGGCAGGGAAGTGAGGCTTTCCGTCTCGGACAACGGCCAGGGCATTCCCGACGATGCCGACCGCGCCAGGGCGACCGAACGTTTCGTGCGGCTGGAAAAAAGCCGCTCGCAGCCGGGTTCCGGCCTGGGTCTCAGCCTCGCCAAGGCGATCATGAAGTTCCATAACGGGCGGCTTGATCTTCTGCCCGGCGATCCCGGATTGTCCGTGGTCATGAGTTTTCCCGAACCGGGGGATCACTGA
- a CDS encoding type II toxin-antitoxin system RelE/ParE family toxin, whose protein sequence is MKRFVTWSREALDDIKQQVTFIARDNPAAARRLADRIREAGQRLGDMATGRPGRITGTYEQPISRLPYIIAYQLGPIAGRESVVILHVIHTSRDWPPEEWPN, encoded by the coding sequence GTGAAGCGGTTTGTCACCTGGTCGCGAGAAGCACTGGACGACATCAAACAGCAGGTCACCTTTATCGCGCGGGACAATCCTGCCGCCGCCAGACGTCTCGCCGATCGCATTCGCGAAGCGGGCCAGCGTCTTGGCGACATGGCGACTGGCCGGCCTGGCCGGATAACAGGCACCTATGAGCAGCCCATCAGCCGCCTGCCCTACATCATTGCCTATCAGTTGGGGCCGATCGCCGGCCGTGAGAGCGTCGTTATCTTGCACGTCATTCACACGTCGCGGGACTGGCCGCCGGAGGAATGGCCGAATTAG
- a CDS encoding Do family serine endopeptidase — MNIAPNSYPRTRKRLMAAAASMAVAGAIGFGAVATGTVPVLAEAVRVEAPQVPSFADVVERVSPAVVSVRVKAKIESTADDGSDQPDGFGNLPDDPQLRRFFREFRGFGDQDRQDGMRRFGRRDHQNRQPRPVAQGSGFFISEDGYIVTNNHVVGEGSSFTVVMHDGKELDAKLVGTDPRTDLAVLKVEGDGKFTYVDFADDSKVRVGDWVVAVGNPFGLGGTVTAGIVSARGRDIGAGPYDDFIQIDASVNRGSSGGPTFNLNGQVVGINTAIFSPSGGNVGIAFDIPASTAKQVVQDLMKNGTVQRGWLGVEIQPVTSEIAESLGLKSDKGALVSSAQDDGPGKKAGISSGDVITQVDGKDVASPKELARLIGAYQPGKPVDVTLWRDGKSETVKVDLGTLPSSDKQASAEQQPSVPPAADTLADLGLTVTRSDDGKGLVVTDVDPDSDAADRGIQPGDIITSVNSTEVNGTDDVARAMADAVKSGRKAVLMQISRDDSNRFVALPVAKG; from the coding sequence ATGAACATTGCCCCCAATTCATATCCCCGCACCCGCAAACGCCTGATGGCTGCCGCCGCTTCAATGGCCGTTGCCGGCGCGATCGGCTTCGGCGCGGTTGCCACCGGGACAGTCCCGGTCCTGGCGGAGGCCGTGCGTGTCGAGGCGCCGCAGGTCCCGAGCTTCGCCGATGTGGTCGAGCGCGTTTCGCCGGCTGTCGTCAGTGTCCGTGTCAAAGCCAAGATCGAATCGACCGCCGACGACGGCTCCGACCAGCCCGACGGTTTCGGTAATCTTCCCGACGATCCGCAATTGCGGCGCTTCTTCAGGGAGTTCCGTGGCTTTGGCGATCAGGATCGCCAGGATGGGATGCGGCGTTTCGGACGCCGTGACCACCAAAACCGCCAGCCGCGGCCGGTGGCGCAAGGATCCGGTTTCTTCATTTCCGAGGATGGCTACATCGTCACCAACAACCACGTCGTCGGAGAAGGCTCGTCATTCACCGTGGTGATGCATGACGGGAAGGAACTTGACGCCAAGCTGGTCGGCACCGATCCGCGCACCGATCTCGCCGTGCTCAAGGTCGAAGGCGACGGCAAGTTCACCTATGTCGACTTCGCCGATGATTCCAAGGTTCGCGTTGGCGACTGGGTCGTGGCCGTCGGCAATCCGTTCGGCCTCGGCGGCACGGTCACCGCCGGCATCGTCTCGGCCCGTGGCCGCGATATCGGCGCCGGCCCCTATGACGATTTCATCCAGATCGATGCGTCGGTGAACCGCGGCAGTTCGGGCGGCCCGACCTTCAATCTCAACGGCCAGGTCGTCGGCATCAACACCGCGATCTTCTCGCCGTCCGGCGGCAACGTCGGCATTGCCTTCGACATTCCTGCCTCGACGGCAAAGCAGGTTGTGCAGGATCTGATGAAGAATGGCACTGTCCAGCGCGGCTGGCTTGGCGTCGAGATCCAGCCCGTCACCTCTGAAATCGCCGAATCGCTCGGGCTGAAGTCCGACAAGGGTGCGCTCGTTTCCAGCGCCCAGGACGATGGCCCCGGCAAGAAGGCCGGCATATCATCTGGTGACGTGATCACCCAGGTGGACGGCAAGGATGTCGCTTCGCCGAAGGAACTCGCCCGTCTGATCGGCGCCTACCAGCCCGGCAAGCCGGTCGACGTCACGCTCTGGCGTGATGGCAAGAGTGAAACCGTCAAGGTCGATCTCGGCACGCTGCCCTCGAGCGACAAGCAGGCCTCGGCCGAGCAACAGCCTTCCGTTCCGCCAGCGGCCGATACGCTGGCTGATCTCGGCCTCACCGTCACCAGGTCCGACGATGGCAAGGGGCTGGTGGTAACCGATGTCGACCCCGACAGCGATGCCGCCGATCGCGGCATCCAGCCCGGCGACATCATCACCTCGGTCAATTCGACTGAGGTCAATGGCACCGACGACGTCGCCAGGGCCATGGCCGACGCCGTGAAGTCCGGCCGCAAGGCGGTGCTGATGCAGATCAGCCGCGACGACAGCAACCGCTTCGTCGCGCTGCCTGTCGCCAAGGGCTGA
- a CDS encoding cytochrome c-type biogenesis protein — protein sequence MTARFSLASLILLLTLLFAGAALAVKPDEVLADPALEARARTLSEELRCMVCQNQSIDESDADLARDLRVLVRQRLVAGDTDRQVIDYIVSRYGEFVLLKPRFSLRNALLWGTPVLLLVAGGIFIVLAARSRRATATNALTAEEQAALDKMLGD from the coding sequence ATGACCGCAAGATTTTCGCTGGCCTCGCTGATCCTGCTGCTGACGCTGTTGTTTGCCGGCGCCGCACTCGCGGTGAAGCCCGATGAGGTTCTGGCCGACCCGGCGCTCGAGGCGCGGGCGCGGACGCTTTCGGAGGAGCTGCGCTGCATGGTTTGCCAGAACCAGTCGATCGACGAATCCGATGCCGACCTTGCCCGCGACCTGCGGGTGCTGGTGCGGCAGCGCCTCGTCGCCGGCGACACCGACCGGCAGGTGATCGACTACATCGTTTCCCGCTATGGCGAGTTCGTGCTGTTGAAGCCGCGCTTCAGCCTGCGCAATGCGTTGCTGTGGGGCACGCCGGTCCTTCTGCTCGTTGCCGGCGGGATTTTCATCGTGCTGGCCGCCCGGTCGCGCCGTGCGACGGCAACCAACGCGTTGACCGCCGAGGAGCAGGCGGCGCTGGACAAGATGCTGGGTGACTAA